From Methanocella paludicola SANAE, a single genomic window includes:
- a CDS encoding NAD-binding protein: MVTRDNKLRVFWRSRVKPFWREFEIPVMIAIGVAAFAMGVIGFGDYYNTINQPRPFLDWVFLTIVMFRGIFLQAGPLPLELEIARWAAIFIVLYAAIRVLTALFYEQAHILILRWLTSDHVIICGLGERSGGLISEFYRMGYSVAVIDKNLSREMAQKCKDKGAVILNGDPSDEELIRRARIDRAKYIIAAMDDDSANAAVALAARELVKGKEGRPLTGYVHIVDRALCNLLKADYEFNRKASDRLRLEFFNSYDDGARALVREYRPFGEGCTSIAIVGLGKFGESLAIRVASEWLLYEGRNGRRLSVIVVDSRATKTISNLLMHYPFLDSACDFMAYDMEPVHSGVLSQRNPGIVYVCQDNDSETLSTAIALRKALSGTTVIACLNRSSGLARLVDRIGKEQGLQGLGFFSQLEAASRPEILMGGTREAIATAIHEEYVRSQASQGFTPEKNPSMVPWEKLPETLRESNRHNADHVLVKLAAMGCGIELLTDPAALDFRFSGEEIEKMAVIEHDRWCDERLGQGWKYAPGPKDIEKKTSPYLVHWDKLSEEIREYDRNVIRGLPVALARAGFQIYRIRKPAITDPIRAI; the protein is encoded by the coding sequence ATGGTCACGAGGGATAATAAATTACGGGTGTTCTGGCGTAGCCGGGTTAAGCCTTTCTGGAGAGAATTTGAGATCCCCGTGATGATCGCCATCGGTGTTGCCGCATTCGCCATGGGCGTGATAGGCTTTGGCGATTATTATAACACGATAAACCAGCCCCGGCCATTCCTGGACTGGGTCTTTCTCACTATTGTGATGTTCCGTGGCATCTTTCTCCAGGCCGGGCCCCTGCCGCTCGAGCTGGAGATCGCCCGGTGGGCGGCCATATTCATCGTGCTCTATGCGGCCATCCGGGTCCTGACGGCCTTATTTTATGAGCAGGCGCACATCCTGATCCTCAGGTGGCTAACCTCGGACCACGTGATCATCTGTGGCCTCGGGGAAAGAAGCGGTGGCCTCATCAGCGAGTTTTACAGGATGGGGTACAGTGTCGCGGTCATCGATAAGAACCTGAGCAGGGAGATGGCCCAGAAATGTAAAGATAAGGGTGCTGTCATCCTGAATGGCGATCCATCCGATGAGGAGCTCATCCGCCGGGCCCGCATAGATCGCGCTAAGTATATCATTGCTGCCATGGACGATGACAGCGCGAACGCGGCAGTAGCGCTGGCCGCCCGGGAGCTCGTTAAAGGAAAAGAGGGCCGGCCCCTCACCGGTTATGTCCACATCGTGGATAGGGCGCTGTGTAATCTCCTCAAGGCCGATTACGAGTTCAACCGCAAGGCAAGCGACCGGCTCCGCCTCGAATTTTTCAATTCATACGACGATGGGGCGCGGGCACTGGTCAGGGAGTACCGGCCCTTCGGCGAAGGCTGCACAAGCATAGCCATCGTCGGCCTGGGAAAGTTCGGCGAAAGCCTGGCGATCAGAGTCGCCTCCGAGTGGCTTCTTTACGAAGGCCGTAATGGAAGGCGATTAAGCGTTATAGTGGTGGACTCCAGGGCCACGAAGACGATATCGAACCTATTAATGCATTATCCGTTCCTTGATAGCGCCTGCGATTTTATGGCCTACGACATGGAGCCTGTTCACTCGGGAGTGCTTTCCCAAAGAAACCCGGGCATCGTATACGTTTGTCAGGACAATGACAGTGAAACGCTCTCGACTGCCATAGCCCTGCGAAAGGCGCTGTCCGGCACGACGGTGATCGCCTGCCTCAACCGTAGTTCAGGCCTGGCCAGGCTCGTGGACCGCATCGGAAAGGAACAGGGCCTCCAGGGCCTGGGATTTTTCAGCCAGCTGGAGGCGGCCTCCCGGCCGGAGATCCTGATGGGAGGCACTCGCGAGGCCATCGCGACGGCCATCCACGAGGAGTACGTACGGTCTCAGGCGAGCCAGGGCTTCACGCCCGAGAAGAACCCCTCGATGGTCCCATGGGAAAAGCTTCCCGAGACCCTCAGGGAATCGAACCGGCACAACGCGGACCACGTGCTCGTAAAGCTCGCCGCCATGGGCTGCGGCATCGAGCTACTGACCGATCCGGCAGCGCTCGACTTCAGGTTCTCCGGCGAGGAAATTGAAAAGATGGCAGTCATCGAGCATGACCGCTGGTGCGACGAGCGCCTGGGGCAGGGGTGGAAATATGCGCCCGGGCCCAAGGACATCGAAAAGAAGACGAGCCCCTACCTAGTGCACTGGGATAAGCTGAGCGAGGAGATCCGGGAGTATGACCGGAATGTCATCCGGGGGTTGCCTGTGGCCCTCGCCCGGGCGGGGTTCCAGATCTACCGGATCCGTAAGCCGGCAATCACTGACCCCATTAGAGCTATTTAG
- a CDS encoding TIR domain-containing protein translates to MTEERIKGISPKKRIFLSYGRDEHVSFALRLKNDLIARRYDVWFDADRIKPGADWEQYIEDGLAWASESPDGQLILLMTPHSVRRPDGFCLNELARAIQLNMKVIPVMLSWCEPPLSICRIQWLDMQDCLPVDRSPGPYEEKLKALLEVIEHGTESVAGAQARLAGALKPLSFDSEIKYNLHRFIGRTWVTEAIEEWLNDSDAQRVFWITGRPGVGKTSISAWLCANWREVAAFHFCRHDNVQKIDPRRCIMSLAYQLSTQLPEYERRLARMSLEDLSGLNARALFDKLIVQPLSRDFPRPRQAMVIVIDALDEATVDGKNDLAGFIASELERTPQWLRLIVTSRPEPEVAGALQAYRQFAIETGDVRNEDDVEEFLARELGEGVPADTIKKVAAKCNGLFIYAEWVVKEIKYGRLSLDNIDDFPKGLGGIYLRFFERQFPDIRAWEARIRPVLEIMAASFEPLSLRSIAAIFKWNVHEERELKLSLGSLFIANSDGVRPFHASVMEWLTDEKKDDRYFVSAGEGHRILGTYLLEHYKKGKPAWNRPMMKYLPMHLCLADMAYEAEEVLRNMDFVSREWSLDRFNVMRWWAVAEEHDGLYMTDMLKGMIENPPGYDERRLEVAASMLMSSFRVAESCRIYEHLADRYRSAGRHDELREVLSKQVSLLVTMSDHERAVPLLEELERKCRESGDLGCLQQALQSRAEYLWTRNEFDEALSILREQERICRETDNYEGLCACLNEQSTIQRVKGNVGAGMALLKEQEGICRSIGNIDGVKESLSNQGIVMKALGELDAAVKLFKEVEALSRKTNDKKLLCESMIGISTIDIWRGEYDRALEALKKAEMLCRELNYKWYLWDVLYEQSLCLRQKGDLDAAGRIVGEAMQICRDIDNPFGIQFCMGQQAAILRLRGDLDGALAVHREQERICREIGHKRDLAVSLNNQAIILRMGGAVDDALALHGEAEKAFREIGYKYGLQECLGEKAMALSAKGDFEGALTALKEQRAYCKDMALKPDLIRCLEQMSGVLHALEDRKAPVKELELSGAKKGAK, encoded by the coding sequence ATGACGGAGGAACGGATCAAGGGCATATCCCCGAAAAAACGCATCTTCCTGAGCTACGGCCGTGACGAGCACGTATCTTTCGCCCTCCGCCTGAAAAACGACCTTATCGCCCGGAGGTACGACGTATGGTTCGACGCCGACCGCATCAAGCCCGGCGCGGACTGGGAACAGTATATCGAGGACGGGCTGGCGTGGGCCTCCGAGTCCCCGGATGGGCAGCTCATACTTCTAATGACGCCCCACTCCGTCCGCCGCCCGGACGGCTTTTGCCTTAACGAGCTGGCGAGGGCCATCCAGCTGAACATGAAGGTCATACCGGTCATGCTGTCCTGGTGCGAGCCTCCGCTGAGCATCTGCCGGATCCAGTGGCTCGACATGCAGGACTGCCTCCCTGTCGACCGGAGCCCCGGGCCGTACGAGGAGAAGCTAAAGGCTCTTCTGGAGGTGATCGAGCACGGGACGGAGAGCGTCGCAGGCGCCCAGGCAAGGCTGGCCGGCGCCCTGAAGCCGCTGTCCTTCGATTCGGAGATCAAATACAACCTTCATCGTTTCATCGGGCGCACCTGGGTCACGGAAGCCATCGAAGAATGGCTTAACGATAGTGATGCCCAGCGCGTGTTCTGGATCACCGGACGCCCCGGCGTGGGCAAGACCTCTATATCAGCGTGGCTTTGCGCCAACTGGCGGGAGGTCGCAGCGTTCCACTTCTGCCGCCACGATAACGTGCAGAAGATCGATCCACGAAGGTGCATCATGTCGCTCGCGTACCAGCTCAGCACACAGCTTCCCGAATATGAGCGGCGCCTTGCGAGGATGAGCCTGGAGGACCTCTCCGGATTGAACGCCCGCGCGCTCTTCGATAAGCTCATCGTGCAGCCCCTGTCCCGTGACTTCCCCCGGCCACGGCAGGCTATGGTCATCGTGATCGACGCGCTCGACGAGGCGACGGTCGACGGGAAGAACGACCTCGCCGGATTTATCGCGTCAGAGCTGGAGCGCACGCCGCAATGGCTCCGGCTCATCGTCACGAGCCGGCCGGAGCCGGAAGTCGCGGGGGCGCTGCAGGCGTACAGGCAGTTCGCCATCGAAACGGGCGATGTCCGGAACGAGGATGACGTAGAAGAGTTTCTTGCACGGGAGTTGGGCGAGGGCGTGCCGGCCGATACCATAAAAAAGGTCGCAGCTAAGTGTAACGGGCTTTTTATCTATGCCGAATGGGTCGTAAAAGAAATAAAATACGGGCGGCTATCGCTTGATAATATCGACGACTTCCCGAAGGGGCTCGGGGGAATTTACCTTCGGTTCTTCGAGCGCCAGTTCCCCGACATCAGGGCGTGGGAAGCCCGCATCCGGCCCGTGCTCGAGATCATGGCCGCCTCGTTCGAGCCCCTGAGCCTGCGATCGATCGCGGCAATATTCAAGTGGAACGTGCACGAAGAGCGCGAGCTCAAGCTATCCCTGGGATCGCTCTTTATCGCGAACAGTGACGGCGTCCGGCCGTTCCATGCCTCGGTCATGGAATGGCTCACGGACGAAAAGAAGGACGACCGGTATTTTGTGAGTGCCGGCGAGGGCCACAGGATACTGGGGACATATTTGCTGGAGCATTACAAAAAAGGGAAGCCTGCCTGGAACCGCCCGATGATGAAATATCTGCCCATGCACCTGTGCCTGGCCGATATGGCCTATGAGGCCGAAGAAGTCCTGAGGAACATGGATTTCGTCAGCCGCGAATGGTCGCTGGACAGGTTCAACGTCATGCGGTGGTGGGCCGTCGCCGAAGAGCACGATGGCCTGTACATGACCGATATGTTAAAGGGGATGATCGAGAACCCGCCGGGCTATGATGAAAGGCGCCTTGAGGTCGCGGCGAGTATGCTGATGAGCTCGTTCAGGGTCGCGGAATCCTGCAGGATTTACGAGCACCTGGCCGACCGGTATCGCAGTGCCGGCAGGCACGACGAGCTAAGGGAGGTCCTTAGTAAGCAGGTATCGCTCCTCGTGACGATGTCCGACCATGAGCGCGCGGTCCCCCTGCTGGAAGAGCTGGAGCGTAAGTGCCGTGAAAGCGGTGACCTGGGCTGCCTGCAGCAAGCCCTGCAGTCCCGGGCGGAATACCTCTGGACGCGCAACGAGTTCGACGAGGCCCTGTCGATACTCCGGGAGCAGGAGCGTATCTGCCGGGAGACGGACAATTACGAGGGCCTCTGCGCCTGCCTGAACGAGCAGAGCACGATCCAGCGCGTGAAGGGCAACGTCGGCGCAGGCATGGCCCTGCTGAAGGAGCAGGAGGGCATCTGCCGGAGTATCGGTAACATCGACGGGGTTAAGGAATCCCTGTCGAATCAGGGCATTGTCATGAAAGCCTTAGGCGAACTGGATGCCGCAGTCAAGCTCTTTAAAGAGGTTGAGGCCCTGTCCAGAAAAACGAACGATAAGAAGCTTTTATGTGAATCGATGATAGGCATATCGACGATAGACATATGGCGTGGAGAGTACGACAGGGCACTTGAAGCGCTTAAAAAGGCCGAGATGTTGTGCAGGGAGCTGAATTATAAATGGTACCTGTGGGACGTTCTCTATGAGCAGTCATTATGTTTACGCCAAAAGGGCGACCTCGATGCAGCCGGGCGTATCGTCGGGGAAGCTATGCAGATATGCCGTGATATCGACAATCCTTTTGGCATCCAGTTTTGCATGGGCCAGCAGGCCGCCATACTTCGCCTCCGGGGAGACCTGGACGGCGCTCTGGCAGTCCACCGGGAGCAGGAGCGTATCTGCCGGGAGATCGGCCATAAGCGTGACCTTGCCGTGTCCCTGAATAACCAGGCCATTATTTTACGTATGGGGGGCGCCGTTGACGATGCCCTTGCGCTGCATGGCGAGGCAGAGAAGGCGTTCCGGGAGATCGGCTATAAGTACGGCCTGCAGGAGTGCCTGGGCGAGAAAGCTATGGCGTTATCCGCGAAGGGCGACTTCGAGGGGGCGCTCACGGCGCTGAAGGAGCAACGGGCCTATTGTAAGGATATGGCCCTGAAGCCCGATCTTATACGGTGCCTGGAACAAATGAGCGGCGTCCTTCATGCCCTCGAAGACCGTAAAGCCCCGGTCAAAGAGCTTGAGCTCTCCGGCGCGAAAAAGGGGGCTAAATAG
- a CDS encoding radical SAM/SPASM domain-containing protein, with amino-acid sequence MIKHSGKDEDDSRACVQETMDKLSRALAISPPGHKLLSYILARQNREFNKMVPALSAPRQVFWEVTHACNLRCLHCVTSSGSKDNDELDSQEAFALIDRLADMKVFYLIITGGEPFLRPDILELLRHISTKNMMVKVDTNGTLIDDDAVDELLSLRLSSIQVSIDGIGGSHDRFRGKKGTYKAACGTIERLIKKGIPTNITTTVTRQNLSGLNAVIDLAVRLHCNGITINPFVPVGRGLDNQGLKLDGEDYYRLYQTIHTRARELAGIITISTDIGFTFLFEPSLPEMRPAKYMGCGVGYDTLSIGAGGTVYPCPFLHEYPLGNIRDVSLEEIWDDASFLKSLRPLHKRDMGGECKNCKHALRKCTGGCRARAYHEYGDLKAPDPACIFSKIKSGDQR; translated from the coding sequence GTGATCAAGCATTCCGGGAAGGACGAGGATGACTCCAGAGCCTGTGTCCAGGAGACAATGGATAAGCTTTCCCGGGCGCTGGCCATTTCGCCTCCCGGCCATAAGCTTCTATCCTATATCCTGGCCAGGCAGAACCGGGAATTTAATAAAATGGTACCGGCCCTTTCGGCGCCGAGGCAGGTCTTCTGGGAAGTGACCCATGCCTGCAACCTCCGCTGCCTCCACTGTGTAACATCGTCCGGCAGTAAGGATAATGACGAGCTGGATTCGCAGGAGGCTTTTGCGCTCATCGACAGGCTGGCAGACATGAAGGTCTTTTATCTAATAATAACGGGCGGCGAGCCGTTCCTTCGCCCGGATATCCTCGAATTGCTCCGCCATATCTCGACGAAGAACATGATGGTAAAAGTCGATACGAACGGCACGCTGATCGACGATGATGCCGTCGATGAATTATTGTCGTTGAGATTATCCAGCATACAGGTGAGCATCGACGGTATAGGCGGATCTCATGACCGCTTCAGGGGTAAAAAAGGCACGTATAAAGCAGCCTGCGGCACGATAGAACGTCTCATAAAAAAAGGTATACCTACTAATATCACGACGACGGTTACGCGCCAGAATTTGAGCGGCCTGAACGCCGTCATCGACCTCGCGGTGAGGCTCCATTGCAATGGTATTACCATAAATCCCTTCGTGCCGGTCGGAAGGGGGCTTGATAATCAGGGGCTAAAGCTCGATGGCGAGGATTATTATCGCCTGTATCAAACGATACATACGCGGGCCCGGGAGCTTGCCGGTATAATAACTATATCCACCGACATCGGATTTACTTTCCTTTTTGAGCCCTCATTGCCGGAGATGAGGCCGGCAAAATATATGGGATGCGGCGTGGGCTATGACACGCTGAGCATTGGGGCCGGAGGCACGGTATATCCATGCCCTTTTTTACATGAGTATCCGCTGGGGAATATCAGGGATGTGTCTTTAGAGGAAATATGGGACGACGCCAGCTTCCTTAAGTCTCTGCGGCCATTACATAAAAGAGATATGGGCGGGGAGTGCAAAAACTGTAAACATGCATTAAGAAAGTGCACGGGCGGGTGCAGGGCTCGGGCTTACCACGAATATGGCGATCTAAAAGCGCCTGACCCGGCATGCATTTTTTCAAAAATAAAAAGCGGGGACCAACGTTAG
- a CDS encoding C1 family peptidase, with amino-acid sequence MRPINGKYWTGWRPDYPDFRDYTLTTDKVKPIYSKAGVLKAEESTLPDAVDLRKWCPPIEDQGQLGSCTANAGVGMVEYFERKAFGKHIDASRLFLYKATRTLMHESGDTGAYLRTTMGALALFGAPPEEYWPYDVKKFDDEPPTFCYAFAQNYQSLKYVRLDPANKAAKDVLSQIKASLAASLPAMFGFTVYSSISQADKDGKIPYPSKGERIEGGHAIMAVGHDDRMKIKNEADGKQTTGAFLIRNSWGTGWGDKGYGWLPYEYVLKGLAQDWWTLIDSKWVDTGEFKI; translated from the coding sequence ATGAGGCCGATCAACGGTAAATACTGGACGGGGTGGCGTCCGGACTATCCTGACTTCAGGGATTATACCCTGACCACCGACAAGGTAAAGCCGATCTATAGCAAGGCGGGCGTCCTTAAGGCTGAAGAAAGCACGCTGCCAGATGCAGTAGACCTGAGAAAATGGTGCCCGCCCATCGAGGACCAGGGCCAACTGGGCTCGTGCACGGCGAACGCCGGCGTGGGCATGGTCGAATACTTCGAGCGCAAGGCGTTCGGGAAGCACATCGATGCCTCCCGGCTGTTCCTGTATAAGGCGACTCGTACGCTCATGCATGAGTCGGGCGATACCGGAGCGTATTTACGCACCACCATGGGCGCGCTGGCGCTTTTCGGGGCCCCTCCGGAAGAGTACTGGCCCTATGATGTGAAGAAGTTCGACGACGAGCCGCCTACGTTCTGTTATGCGTTCGCCCAGAACTACCAGTCACTCAAGTACGTCCGCCTGGACCCGGCCAACAAGGCGGCAAAGGACGTGCTCTCGCAGATCAAGGCCAGCCTGGCGGCGAGCCTTCCGGCAATGTTCGGCTTTACCGTGTACAGCTCCATCTCGCAGGCCGATAAGGACGGCAAGATCCCGTACCCGTCGAAGGGCGAGAGGATCGAGGGCGGTCACGCCATCATGGCGGTCGGCCACGATGACCGCATGAAAATTAAGAACGAGGCCGACGGCAAGCAGACGACCGGCGCCTTCCTGATACGGAACTCCTGGGGCACCGGGTGGGGCGATAAAGGCTATGGGTGGCTGCCATACGAGTACGTGCTCAAGGGTCTGGCCCAGGACTGGTGGACGCTCATCGACTCGAAGTGGGTCGATACCGGGGAGTTCAAGATCTAA
- a CDS encoding HEAT repeat domain-containing protein, which produces MDMNDWLEDSNNENKELKLVAIEMLGLTGDVNVIEPLAGHLRTGDEEVRASAAEALGMLNDPRAAAFLAGALEDCCPDVRKCAACALGKIKDPGSAPALEKALKDPDFNVRWRAAEALTSMGIKTFK; this is translated from the coding sequence ATGGATATGAATGACTGGCTTGAAGACTCGAACAATGAGAACAAGGAATTGAAGCTCGTCGCCATCGAAATGCTGGGGCTTACGGGCGATGTGAACGTGATCGAACCCCTCGCCGGGCATCTCCGCACTGGCGATGAGGAAGTAAGGGCGAGTGCCGCAGAGGCGCTCGGCATGCTCAACGACCCGCGGGCCGCCGCATTTCTGGCCGGCGCGCTGGAGGACTGCTGCCCGGACGTCAGGAAGTGCGCCGCCTGCGCACTCGGTAAGATCAAGGACCCCGGCTCCGCTCCGGCGCTCGAGAAGGCCCTGAAAGACCCGGACTTCAACGTCAGGTGGAGAGCGGCGGAAGCCCTCACCTCGATGGGCATCAAGACCTTCAAATAA
- a CDS encoding DUF5661 family protein produces MSEKRVFTTEQAKKIGEKLGIKWDKYDVEQFRMGMDVELEHGKRDPHTNVTDDDPLTTGKIALAHLNEFPDYYTRLEKMEEEADAYWAGRKK; encoded by the coding sequence ATGTCTGAAAAGCGAGTGTTCACAACGGAGCAGGCGAAAAAGATCGGCGAGAAGCTGGGCATCAAGTGGGATAAGTACGACGTCGAGCAGTTCCGCATGGGTATGGACGTGGAGCTCGAGCACGGCAAACGCGACCCCCATACGAACGTCACTGACGACGACCCGCTGACCACAGGCAAGATCGCCCTCGCCCACCTCAACGAGTTCCCCGACTATTATACCCGCCTCGAAAAGATGGAAGAAGAGGCGGACGCGTACTGGGCAGGGCGTAAGAAGTAA
- a CDS encoding DUF3887 domain-containing protein, giving the protein MRYNVFALLLIVMLVAAGAGCISQTVQPPQDAMDAANATADKMFPALNSGEYIVFTQNFSPSMKAAMNESYFNKMIGQMSGQYGRYISRSPTPQASVVGDYNVFVYQCQFEKTKLNVQLTMNKTDVWKVEGFFYR; this is encoded by the coding sequence ATGCGCTATAATGTTTTTGCCTTACTCCTCATCGTAATGCTCGTAGCGGCCGGGGCAGGCTGCATCTCGCAAACCGTGCAGCCCCCCCAGGACGCCATGGACGCTGCCAACGCGACGGCCGACAAGATGTTCCCGGCGCTCAACAGCGGCGAATATATCGTGTTCACGCAGAACTTCAGCCCCTCCATGAAGGCGGCCATGAACGAGAGCTACTTCAACAAGATGATCGGCCAGATGTCCGGCCAGTATGGGCGGTACATATCCCGGTCGCCCACGCCTCAGGCGTCAGTGGTAGGCGATTATAACGTGTTCGTGTACCAGTGCCAGTTCGAGAAGACAAAGCTGAACGTGCAGCTGACCATGAATAAGACCGACGTGTGGAAAGTCGAAGGGTTCTTCTACCGGTAA
- a CDS encoding transglutaminase-like domain-containing protein gives MVSWTKALSIVTIVIMSAGCINPGNLTSGSPTVVAVTVAPTAPSVTPGTLSSGTIAASGPVPESEEWLQRHYTWEYKDVEWRLGANISKTIYEFYQNKPRGTSQNYADYALTGEDRPFLDDITAQIKNNGQANGYTGLDDVQNVLKFVQSIDYVEDTGSDYTRYPLETLVDEKGDCKDKAILGAAMLHEMGYDVVLLKFPSHMALGIKGGGGLEGAYYEYGGTKYYYAETSGPNWDIGDIPGDLEGQTPVILPMSKSPALEAAMDVIPAGASGYDSNYLVSLRLKNSGPGTASNLSAHFYALALDRGQGRIWAHDKVISIGEYGAGHSGTVNATLTVYSGERTQIYCVITGDNVDTYERKSSVFYG, from the coding sequence ATGGTATCCTGGACGAAGGCGCTCTCGATCGTTACGATCGTGATCATGTCGGCCGGCTGTATCAACCCTGGCAACCTCACTTCGGGTTCGCCGACCGTCGTTGCCGTTACGGTCGCCCCGACCGCGCCGTCAGTAACGCCAGGGACTTTGTCGTCGGGCACGATAGCTGCGTCCGGGCCAGTCCCGGAGAGCGAGGAGTGGCTCCAGAGGCACTATACCTGGGAGTACAAGGACGTCGAATGGAGGCTCGGCGCGAACATCTCGAAGACCATTTACGAGTTTTACCAGAACAAGCCCCGCGGCACGAGCCAGAACTACGCCGATTATGCGCTGACCGGCGAGGATAGGCCCTTCCTGGACGACATCACAGCACAGATAAAAAATAACGGCCAGGCGAACGGCTATACAGGGCTGGATGACGTGCAGAACGTGCTCAAGTTCGTACAATCGATCGATTACGTGGAAGACACTGGCAGCGATTATACTCGCTATCCCCTCGAAACGCTTGTCGATGAAAAGGGCGACTGTAAAGATAAGGCCATTCTGGGGGCTGCCATGCTCCACGAGATGGGCTACGACGTAGTGCTCCTGAAGTTCCCGTCCCACATGGCCCTGGGCATTAAAGGCGGCGGAGGCCTTGAGGGCGCATACTATGAGTACGGCGGCACGAAGTACTATTATGCGGAGACCTCGGGCCCGAACTGGGATATAGGCGACATCCCGGGTGACCTGGAGGGCCAGACGCCCGTTATCCTTCCCATGTCGAAGAGCCCCGCCCTGGAGGCTGCGATGGACGTTATACCGGCCGGCGCCTCGGGCTACGATTCGAACTACCTGGTCTCCCTGAGGCTGAAAAATAGCGGCCCCGGCACGGCCTCTAACCTGTCCGCCCACTTCTATGCTTTAGCGCTGGACAGGGGCCAGGGCAGGATATGGGCGCATGATAAGGTCATTTCCATCGGCGAGTACGGCGCTGGCCATTCGGGCACCGTCAATGCGACGCTTACTGTGTACTCGGGCGAGAGGACGCAGATCTACTGTGTCATCACCGGCGATAACGTGGATACGTACGAGCGTAAGAGTTCGGTCTTTTACGGATGA
- a CDS encoding IS256 family transposase yields MRNTRPYSDTKYALKYIRADSDAMKNLIRDLLNSILEEEACEQAGAMHYERAEGRRARRNGYKSRGLVTRYGKVELEKPQLREVPFETCLFDRYSRAEKAVVNVISESYLQGVSTRKMRKVLQTLGVEVSKSSVSRISEELDDDVRHFLARPLGGTPYLFVDATYIKVRDNGMYVSKPVFIAMGVNQDGYKEILDSRIMDREDEDWWTVFFDDLKKRGLTGIKMVISDGHKGIKKAVEQCFLGASWQLCHVHFRRSVIKTVPAKQRGEINQLLKDHMESPNLLANLAEDLEARGFDKASSLIDKNLPCLYNYLAFPPHQWIKLRTTNTLENVNSLIKRRTRPIGAFPSNQSALRVIVNILMDVNEEYAVDKKHIDLERND; encoded by the coding sequence ATGAGGAATACAAGGCCATACAGTGATACGAAGTACGCGTTGAAATATATTAGGGCAGACTCGGATGCTATGAAGAATCTTATCAGGGATCTTCTTAATAGTATTCTTGAGGAAGAGGCGTGTGAGCAGGCCGGGGCTATGCATTATGAGCGGGCGGAGGGAAGGAGGGCTCGTCGTAATGGGTATAAGTCTCGTGGATTGGTGACTCGTTATGGTAAGGTGGAGTTGGAGAAGCCTCAGCTTCGTGAGGTGCCTTTTGAGACCTGTCTGTTCGACCGGTACAGCAGGGCTGAAAAGGCGGTGGTGAATGTCATTAGCGAATCCTATCTTCAGGGCGTCAGCACGCGGAAAATGAGGAAGGTATTACAGACTCTTGGTGTTGAGGTGAGTAAAAGCAGTGTAAGCAGAATAAGTGAGGAATTGGATGATGATGTGAGACATTTCCTCGCGAGGCCTCTTGGAGGTACTCCGTACTTGTTCGTTGATGCCACCTACATCAAGGTGAGAGATAATGGGATGTACGTCTCGAAGCCCGTGTTCATCGCCATGGGCGTCAATCAGGATGGGTACAAGGAGATACTTGACTCGAGGATCATGGACCGGGAGGATGAGGACTGGTGGACCGTGTTCTTTGATGATCTCAAGAAACGGGGGCTCACAGGCATAAAAATGGTTATCAGCGACGGGCATAAGGGGATTAAAAAGGCTGTTGAGCAGTGTTTTCTGGGTGCCAGCTGGCAGTTGTGTCACGTACACTTCAGAAGAAGCGTGATAAAGACCGTACCAGCGAAACAGAGAGGCGAGATCAACCAATTACTGAAAGATCACATGGAATCTCCTAACCTTTTGGCCAACCTGGCCGAAGATCTCGAAGCCCGTGGTTTTGACAAGGCCAGCAGCCTGATCGATAAAAACCTGCCTTGCCTCTATAACTACCTGGCATTTCCCCCACACCAATGGATAAAACTACGAACGACCAACACCCTGGAGAACGTGAACAGTCTCATAAAACGAAGAACCAGGCCCATCGGAGCATTTCCAAGCAACCAATCCGCGTTACGAGTCATCGTAAACATCCTGATGGACGTGAACGAGGAATATGCAGTAGACAAAAAACATATAGACCTGGAACGCAATGACTAG